In a single window of the Schistocerca americana isolate TAMUIC-IGC-003095 chromosome X, iqSchAmer2.1, whole genome shotgun sequence genome:
- the LOC124555842 gene encoding muscarinic acetylcholine receptor DM1-like: MNDTDVVVNGTVAPPATEVSGRYSIPEMVLIAIVAGFLSLVTVVGNSMVMISFKIDKQLQTISNYFLFSLAVADLAIGLISMPLFTVSTILGYWPLGPHICDTWLALDYLASNASVLNLLIISFDRYFSVTRPLTYRAKRTTNRAAIMIGEFTPGAVLLARCFSYCSVHRATSHFGIDQLLLVVLLLPGKYPPT; the protein is encoded by the coding sequence ATGAACGACACGGACGTGGTGGTCAACGGCACGGTGGCGCCCCCGGCGACGGAGGTGTCGGGCCGGTACTCCATCCCGGAGATGGTGCTCATCGCCATCGTCGCCGGCTTCCTCAGCCTCGTCACCGTCGTCGGGAACTCCATGGTGATGATCTCGTTCAAGATCGACAAGCAGCTGCAGACCATCAGCAACTACTTCCTGTTCTCGCTGGCAGTGGCCGACCTGGCCATCGGGCTCATCTCGATGCCGCTGTTCACCGTGTCGACGATCCTGGGCTACTGGCCGCTCGGGCCGCACATCTGCGACACGTGGCTGGCGCTCGACTACCTGGCCAGCAACGCGTCCGTGCTCAACCTGCTCATCATCTCCTTTGACCGCTACTTCTCCGTTACGCGGCCGCTCACCTACAGGGCCAAGCGCACCACCAACAGGGCTGCCATCATGATCGGTGAGTTCACTCCCGGAGCAGTCCTGCTCGCACGTTGCTTCTCCTACTGTAGTGTCCATCGAGCTACTTCACACTTCGGCATCGACCAGTTACTGCTGGTAGTACTATTGCTACCAGGTAAATACCCTCCGACGTAA